One Elaeis guineensis isolate ETL-2024a chromosome 10, EG11, whole genome shotgun sequence genomic window carries:
- the LOC105052441 gene encoding p-coumarate 3-hydroxylase, translating into MDPSPLPIALAALAVVISVLLYLRFRHRLPPGPRPWPVVGNLYDIKPVRFRCFAEWAQTYGPIMSVWFGTTLNVVVSSSELAKEVLKEHDPQLADRPRSRSAARFSRDGKDLIWADYGPHYVKVRKVCNLELFSPRRLEALRPVREDEVTAMVESIFRDCTRIDKVGKSSVVRDHLAPVAFNNITRLAFGKRFVSSEGLTDEQGKEFKAIVANGLKFGASLSLAEFVWWLRWMFPIDEDAYSKHNARRDRLTKIIMEEHTRARNKSGAKQHFVDALLTLKDQYDLSEDTIIGLLWDMITAGMDTTVITVEWAMAELVRNPKVQEKVQEELDRVIGYERIMSEADFQNLPYLQCVVKESLRLHPPTPLMLPHKATANVKIGGYDIPKGSNVHVNVWAIARDPQIWKNPLEYRPERFAEENIDIKGNDFRVLPFGAGRRVCPGAQLGINLVASMLGHLLHHFKWTLPDGVKPEDVDMSENPGMVTFMHTPLQAIATPRLPTHLYKRVPVDM; encoded by the exons atggATCCATCTCCCCTTCCAATAGCCTTGGCCGCCCTGGCCGTCGTCATCTCCGTTCTCCTCTACCTGCGGTTCAGACACCGGCTCCCACCCGGTCCGCGGCCCTGGCCGGTGGTCGGCAACCTCTACGACATCAAACCGGTCCGATTCAGGTGCTTCGCCGAGTGGGCCCAGACCTACGGACCGATCATGTCGGTCTGGTTCGGCACGACCCTCAACGTGGTGGTGTCGAGCTCGGAGCTGGCCAAGGAGGTGCTCAAGGAGCACGATCCGCAGCTGGCTGACCGGCCCAGGAGCCGGTCTGCGGCCCGGTTCAGCCGGGACGGGAAGGACCTCATCTGGGCCGACTACGGCCCTCACTATGTGAAGGTCCGCAAGGTGTGCAACCTCGAGCTCTTCTCTCCCCGCCGGCTCGAGGCTCTCCGGCCGGTCCGGGAGGACGAAGTCACCGCCATGGTTGAGTCCATCTTCCGGGACTGCACCCGGATag ACAAGGTTGGGAAGAGCTCGGTGGTGAGGGATCACCTTGCACCTGTCGCGTTCAACAACATAACAAGGCTTGCATTTGGGAAGCGATTTGTGAGCTCAGAAGGTCTGACCGATGAGCAAGGGAAGGAGTTCAAGGCGATTGTGGCCAATGGCTTAAAATTTGGTGCATCACTCTCCCTTGCAGAATTTGTATGGTGGCTAAGATGGATGTTCCCCATTGATGAAGATGCCTACTCCAAGCACAATGCTCGAAGGGATCGGCTTACCAAAATCATCATGGAAGAACACACAAGAGCTCGCAACAAGAGCGGCGCAAAGCAACACTTTGTCGATGCTCTGCTCACCTTGAAGGATCAATATGACCTCAGTGAGGACACCATTATTGGACTTCTTTGG GATATGATAACAGCGGGAATGGACACAACTGTTATTACAGTAGAATGGGCCATGGCTGAGCTGGTGAGGAATCCAAAAGTGCAAGAGAAAGTTCAGGAGGAATTAGACCGTGTCATCGGATATGAACGCATCATGAGTGAAGCTGACTTCCAGAACCTCCCCTACCTGCAATGCGTGGTGAAGGAATCCCTCCGGCTACACCCCCCAACCCCTCTCATGCTCCCCCACAAGGCCACTGCCAATGTCAAGATCGGTGGGTATGATATCCCCAAGGGATCCAACGTGCATGTCAACGTTTGGGCCATCGCTCGGGATCCACAGATTTGGAAAAATCCGCTGGAATACCGGCCGGAGAGGTTCGCCGAGGAGAATATCGACATAAAAGGTAATGACTTCAGAGTGCTGCCATTTGGTGCTGGTCGGCGGGTGTGCCCAGGGGCTCAGCTAGGCATTAACTTGGTTGCTTCCATGCTTGGGCACCTCTTGCACCACTTCAAGTGGACACTGCCTGATGGAGTCAAGCCAGAGGATGTCGACATGTCGGAGAACCCCGGGATGGTCACCTTCATGCATACTCCATTGCAGGCCATCGCCACGCCGAGGCTGCCAACCCATTTGTACAAGCGTGTCCCTGTTGACATGTAA